From a single Pigmentibacter ruber genomic region:
- a CDS encoding nucleotide-binding protein, translating into MLKTVTKGIFKPNSKDSSDFTERIIKAYYNTQKNTDSENTEQVPNEHFANKSHSDKKYLNMNDGNASLNSSISSDRVSKQGQKKSSAPQIISIGGGKGGIGKSFLSANICVRLASLGYKVSVVDLDLGAANLHTCLGVPTPQKGISDFIHGNVSSLEETGISCCLPNLTLYGGGQEFWQQIKPQSSQKIKLISKLQELEADFVFLDLGAGTHIHTLDFFIFSHGGILVVAPEPTSIENAYVFMKSVLYRKIQSICKAFEIEEEVESELLRKISNPKSTETPFSQIINFAQKNKEVGKQIKDMIEATNIGIIMNQVRTKEDRDLGESMSVICNRYFGFSAQFLGSTRYDDAVWKSVRVRRPLIIDYPLSTIAVNINHITDRIIKMFADNQGKEKEEKVG; encoded by the coding sequence ATGCTTAAGACGGTGACAAAAGGGATTTTTAAACCAAATAGCAAGGATTCTTCAGATTTTACTGAACGTATTATAAAGGCCTACTATAATACACAAAAAAATACTGATAGTGAAAATACTGAACAAGTTCCTAATGAACATTTTGCAAACAAAAGTCATAGTGATAAAAAATATTTAAATATGAATGATGGAAATGCTAGTTTAAATTCTTCCATTTCCTCAGATAGAGTATCAAAACAGGGACAAAAAAAATCTTCAGCACCGCAAATTATATCGATTGGTGGTGGTAAAGGTGGAATTGGAAAAAGTTTTTTATCTGCAAATATTTGCGTTCGTTTAGCTTCCCTTGGTTATAAAGTGTCTGTTGTTGATCTAGATCTTGGAGCAGCAAATCTGCATACATGTTTAGGAGTCCCAACACCACAAAAAGGAATTTCAGATTTTATTCATGGAAATGTTTCGTCATTAGAAGAAACGGGAATTTCATGTTGTTTGCCAAATTTGACTTTATATGGAGGGGGGCAAGAATTTTGGCAACAAATAAAGCCACAAAGTTCACAAAAAATAAAATTGATATCTAAATTACAAGAGCTTGAAGCAGATTTTGTATTTTTAGATTTAGGAGCAGGAACACACATTCATACGCTAGATTTTTTTATATTTTCACATGGAGGTATTTTAGTAGTTGCTCCAGAGCCAACTAGTATTGAAAATGCTTATGTGTTTATGAAGAGTGTTCTGTATAGAAAAATTCAAAGTATATGTAAAGCATTCGAAATTGAAGAAGAAGTTGAGTCAGAATTATTAAGAAAAATTTCAAACCCTAAATCAACAGAAACTCCTTTTTCCCAAATTATAAATTTTGCTCAGAAGAATAAAGAAGTAGGAAAACAAATTAAAGATATGATTGAAGCTACAAATATTGGTATTATAATGAACCAGGTAAGAACAAAAGAAGATCGAGATCTAGGTGAGTCAATGTCAGTTATTTGTAACAGATACTTTGGATTTTCTGCCCAATTTTTAGGCTCAACAAGATATGATGATGCCGTATGGAAATCAGTGCGAGTAAGGAGACCTCTTATAATAGATTATCCTTTATCCACAATAGCTGTTAACATTAATCATATAACAGATA
- a CDS encoding cytochrome C oxidase subunit IV family protein, which produces MFKNQNHFTSKSNSENNSGSNNGGHGLLPVKLYLAIFTLLLIMIFVNVGISFLPIPSIWKLVIILIVALSQSVLVAVFFMELIHEDKFYSFVFGSAVLFMILFFAITLTELSGRDFFHKNEGIKIMREVDQNGNFAPGGPKLEQKHEKK; this is translated from the coding sequence ATGTTTAAAAACCAAAATCATTTTACTTCAAAGAGTAATTCAGAAAATAATTCAGGGAGTAACAATGGGGGGCATGGTTTATTGCCAGTTAAACTATATTTGGCAATCTTTACCCTTTTGTTGATTATGATCTTTGTTAATGTTGGGATATCTTTTCTACCTATTCCAAGTATTTGGAAATTAGTAATTATTTTAATTGTTGCCCTATCACAATCTGTTTTAGTTGCAGTATTTTTTATGGAACTCATTCATGAAGATAAATTTTATTCTTTTGTTTTTGGTTCCGCAGTACTTTTCATGATTCTGTTTTTTGCCATTACTTTAACAGAATTAAGCGGAAGAGATTTTTTCCATAAGAATGAAGGCATTAAGATAATGAGAGAAGTAGATCAAAATGGAAATTTTGCTCCAGGTGGTCCAAAATTAGAACAAAAGCACGAGAAAAAATAA
- a CDS encoding cytochrome c oxidase subunit 3 family protein has translation MTDHHADHPKYHAHHFKTMEQQTAAGKLGMWVFMAQELLFFSGLFCAFGFVRYMYPEMVAEAQTSMDWKLGTINSIILLVSSLTMSLCVRSARSNNRSGTIKFLVATMICGLMFLIIKMTEWGMHFHEGYYPGKYFHPIAEAEIQNPLAHIFFGLYYVMTGMHGLHIVVGLGLMTWMLIRAARGEFNSENYVSLENTSLFWHLVDIVWIFLFPLLYLAK, from the coding sequence ATGACTGACCATCATGCTGATCATCCAAAGTATCATGCCCACCATTTTAAAACGATGGAACAACAAACCGCAGCTGGTAAGTTGGGCATGTGGGTATTTATGGCACAAGAACTTCTATTCTTTTCTGGATTATTTTGTGCTTTTGGCTTTGTTAGATATATGTATCCTGAAATGGTTGCAGAAGCTCAAACTTCTATGGATTGGAAACTAGGAACTATTAATAGTATTATACTTTTAGTGAGTTCTTTAACTATGAGTTTATGCGTGAGATCTGCACGTTCTAACAACAGAAGTGGTACTATTAAATTTTTAGTAGCCACAATGATTTGTGGCTTGATGTTCTTAATTATTAAAATGACTGAATGGGGTATGCACTTCCATGAAGGTTATTATCCAGGAAAATATTTTCATCCTATTGCAGAAGCTGAGATACAAAATCCTCTCGCGCATATCTTTTTTGGTTTATACTATGTAATGACTGGTATGCATGGCTTGCATATTGTTGTTGGATTAGGATTAATGACCTGGATGCTTATTAGAGCTGCTAGAGGTGAATTTAACTCTGAGAATTATGTTTCTTTAGAAAATACTAGTTTATTTTGGCACCTTGTTGATATTGTCTGGATATTTTTATTTCCATTACTTTATCTTGCGAAGTAA
- a CDS encoding cytochrome c oxidase subunit I produces the protein MQNRELLKPVLFSDMLSSHHDSGLNYLNAKKGFLSWLFTVDHKRIGVMYFISISIFFLVAGLFALLLRTELMQVRIPNATANSYMITADHYNEAFTFHGAIMVFLVIIPSVPATLGNFLLPLMIGAKDVAFPKLNLISYHLYIVGALFLVYTIAFGGLDTGWTFYTPYSTQTSTSVIAAVFGAFILGMASILTGVNFIVTVHKMRAPGMTWVRMPLFVWAIYATSVIQVLATPVVGVTLILVAIERLLGIGIFDSNLGGDPILFQNFFWFYSHPAVYIMILPAFGIMSELITIHSRKSIFGYKAVAISSIGIAVIGFFVWGHHMFTSGQSALATVFFSILTYGVAVPTAIKVFSWVATLYKGSISFTTPMCYAFVFLFLFLIGGLTGIFLGSLSTDVHLHNTYFVVAHFHYVMMGGTIIAWIGGVYHWWPKITGKKFSQTWGNISAVVVFIGFNLTFFPQFIMGSRGMPRRYYDYLPEYYTFHVLSTIGSYVLSIGLFIVLFNWIHSIFYGENETKTNPWKGKSMEWTETAVVPIEHNFEQQPISKHGPYEFDELVKPAKAGGH, from the coding sequence ATGCAAAATCGAGAGTTACTCAAACCGGTATTATTTTCGGATATGCTGTCTTCTCATCATGATTCTGGTTTGAATTATTTAAATGCAAAAAAAGGATTTTTGTCCTGGCTTTTTACTGTAGATCACAAAAGAATTGGGGTAATGTATTTTATATCAATATCTATATTCTTTTTAGTCGCAGGTCTTTTTGCATTACTTTTACGTACTGAACTTATGCAAGTACGTATTCCTAATGCGACTGCAAATTCATATATGATTACAGCAGATCATTACAATGAAGCGTTTACTTTTCATGGCGCTATAATGGTGTTTCTTGTCATTATTCCTTCAGTACCTGCAACATTAGGAAACTTTTTATTACCACTTATGATTGGTGCTAAAGATGTTGCTTTCCCAAAATTGAATTTAATAAGTTATCATTTGTATATAGTTGGAGCTCTATTTCTTGTCTACACTATTGCTTTTGGTGGACTAGATACAGGTTGGACATTTTATACTCCTTATAGTACGCAGACATCTACATCAGTAATTGCTGCAGTATTTGGCGCATTTATTTTAGGTATGGCTTCTATCTTAACCGGTGTTAACTTTATTGTTACGGTACACAAAATGCGAGCCCCTGGAATGACATGGGTAAGAATGCCACTATTTGTTTGGGCAATTTATGCTACGAGTGTTATTCAGGTTTTAGCCACTCCAGTAGTTGGTGTTACTTTAATATTAGTTGCCATTGAAAGATTATTGGGAATTGGTATATTTGATTCAAATTTAGGTGGAGATCCAATTCTTTTTCAAAACTTTTTCTGGTTCTATTCACACCCTGCTGTGTATATTATGATTCTACCAGCTTTTGGAATAATGAGTGAATTAATAACAATTCATTCTAGAAAAAGTATTTTTGGTTATAAAGCTGTTGCCATTTCAAGTATTGGTATTGCTGTAATTGGATTCTTTGTCTGGGGACACCACATGTTTACAAGTGGTCAATCAGCTTTAGCAACAGTATTTTTTTCTATTTTAACTTACGGGGTTGCAGTTCCAACTGCTATTAAAGTTTTCAGTTGGGTAGCTACTTTATATAAAGGATCAATCTCTTTTACTACTCCGATGTGTTATGCATTTGTATTTTTGTTCTTGTTTCTAATAGGTGGATTAACTGGAATTTTCCTAGGCTCTCTTTCAACTGATGTCCATTTACATAATACTTATTTTGTTGTTGCGCATTTTCATTATGTTATGATGGGTGGAACAATAATTGCATGGATTGGTGGAGTTTATCACTGGTGGCCTAAAATAACAGGTAAAAAATTTAGTCAAACTTGGGGTAATATCAGTGCTGTAGTAGTATTTATTGGCTTTAATTTAACATTTTTCCCACAATTTATTATGGGTTCACGTGGTATGCCAAGGCGTTATTACGATTATTTGCCAGAATATTATACATTTCATGTTCTATCAACGATAGGCTCATACGTTTTATCGATAGGATTATTTATAGTGTTGTTTAATTGGATTCATTCTATCTTTTATGGAGAAAATGAAACTAAAACGAATCCATGGAAAGGAAAATCTATGGAATGGACTGAGACAGCTGTTGTTCCAATTGAGCATAACTTTGAACAACAACCAATTTCTAAGCATGGTCCGTATGAATTTGATGAACTTGTGAAGCCAGCTAAGGCAGGAGGACACTAA
- the coxB gene encoding cytochrome c oxidase subunit II — protein sequence MSTTPGPETTTWQGSFWLPENVSPMTGGQDGLFYFIYALSIFFFIVVVGFMVYFAWKYRKKKEGEKTLDIHGNTKLEIIWSVIPGILFLIIFVWGFRDWVKLNVPPQDSLEVRVTGRKWDWSFMDVKTGAETSDLIVPINKPVKLTMSSADVIHGFYVPQFRINRDVLPNQYTVLWFKAEQIGSYPILCTQYCGTKHSQMVRYVRVLPEAEYEKAMIAAQGAGLTPAQLGKKIFEGKGACASCHDVSKAKVRSVGPPLYGLYGKTQHEIILSNGKKETVTFDDNYIRESIVNPNYRVVPGYPSVMPSYQGQLNDKDLNALAEYIKSLKD from the coding sequence GTGTCAACAACACCAGGGCCAGAAACAACTACTTGGCAAGGATCATTCTGGTTACCAGAAAATGTTTCACCAATGACTGGTGGTCAGGATGGTTTATTTTATTTTATCTATGCGCTTTCCATCTTCTTTTTTATTGTGGTTGTGGGCTTCATGGTATATTTTGCATGGAAATACCGGAAGAAAAAAGAAGGTGAAAAAACTTTAGATATTCATGGTAACACCAAATTAGAAATTATTTGGAGCGTTATACCAGGAATTTTGTTTTTAATCATTTTTGTATGGGGTTTTCGTGATTGGGTTAAACTAAACGTTCCGCCACAAGATTCTTTAGAAGTTAGAGTAACAGGACGTAAGTGGGACTGGTCTTTCATGGATGTTAAGACTGGAGCTGAAACTTCAGATCTTATTGTACCTATAAATAAACCAGTTAAATTAACAATGTCGTCAGCGGATGTTATCCATGGTTTTTATGTTCCTCAATTTCGTATAAATAGAGATGTTCTACCTAATCAATATACAGTTCTTTGGTTTAAAGCTGAACAAATAGGGAGTTATCCCATTTTATGTACCCAATATTGCGGAACTAAACATTCCCAAATGGTACGTTATGTAAGAGTTCTTCCAGAAGCTGAATATGAAAAAGCTATGATTGCAGCACAAGGAGCTGGTTTAACACCTGCTCAACTTGGTAAAAAAATATTTGAAGGAAAAGGGGCTTGTGCTTCTTGTCATGACGTTTCAAAAGCAAAAGTAAGATCTGTTGGTCCTCCTCTATACGGCCTGTATGGAAAAACCCAACATGAAATTATTTTGTCAAATGGTAAAAAAGAAACAGTTACTTTTGATGATAATTATATACGTGAATCAATTGTAAATCCAAATTATCGTGTTGTGCCTGGCTATCCTTCTGTGATGCCATCTTATCAAGGTCAATTAAATGATAAAGATCTAAATGCATTAGCTGAGTATATTAAATCATTAAAAGACTAA
- a CDS encoding SCO family protein, producing MKLRITFLLLAIICTFITRNSLAFDERMRMPSQKRELKPNSMPVNEVPKVMQGVAIKENLGKAVDLNLSFTDQNNKVTTISEMLADGKPIILTLNYYRCSTLCSIQLINFAKSLKELGWRIGKDFKVATISFDPTDKTTDALKKQQEYLNLADQENGNWNFYVGNEDNIKALTQQIGFYYNYDPVSKEFAHAAAIFFITPGAKISSYLYGISYKPRDIKFSLMDASLDKIGSPTDQILLTCFHYNPTTGKYDAFAMGMMRIAALITVFFLFIILGIFFWREKRKKAI from the coding sequence TTGAAACTACGTATTACATTTTTATTATTAGCTATAATTTGTACCTTTATTACAAGGAACAGCCTAGCTTTTGATGAAAGAATGCGTATGCCTAGTCAAAAAAGAGAATTAAAACCTAATTCTATGCCTGTGAATGAAGTTCCTAAAGTAATGCAAGGTGTTGCTATTAAAGAAAATCTAGGCAAAGCTGTTGATTTAAATCTTTCTTTTACCGATCAAAATAATAAAGTAACAACTATCTCAGAAATGTTAGCAGATGGAAAACCAATAATTTTAACTTTAAATTATTATAGATGCTCAACATTATGCTCTATTCAACTAATTAATTTTGCAAAAAGTTTGAAAGAATTAGGTTGGAGAATTGGGAAAGATTTTAAAGTTGCTACTATAAGTTTTGATCCTACAGATAAAACTACAGATGCACTTAAAAAACAACAAGAGTACTTAAATTTAGCTGATCAAGAAAATGGTAATTGGAATTTTTATGTTGGAAATGAAGATAATATTAAAGCATTAACTCAACAAATTGGTTTTTATTATAATTATGATCCAGTTAGTAAAGAATTCGCACATGCAGCGGCAATATTTTTTATTACACCAGGAGCAAAAATATCAAGTTATTTGTATGGTATTTCATATAAGCCGAGAGATATTAAGTTTTCACTAATGGATGCATCACTCGATAAAATAGGATCTCCAACAGATCAAATATTGTTAACTTGTTTTCATTATAACCCAACAACAGGTAAATATGATGCATTTGCTATGGGTATGATGCGTATTGCTGCATTAATAACAGTTTTTTTCTTATTTATCATTCTAGGAATCTTTTTTTGGCGTGAAAAACGCAAGAAGGCAATTTAG
- a CDS encoding quinol:cytochrome C oxidoreductase, translating to MSSHHHNITVSKESASLPQNHIFAKLPLSGTAIGLISLLIACMLGRGDIEYFFFSFHVSWLFFLSIAIGAVFFVLIQFATKAGWSVVVRRIAENISATMPLFFAFLIVMVLGTNTLYHHWHGHEALQDKVIQSKAWYLNVPFFYIRAVFYMIMFTWAAHFFAKHSAKQDETGNHAITYKLQNASYPFLIVLGFCVTFAAFDWIMSLDPHWYSTIFGLYFFASCYMVFFATLIIATRMLQNVKNLKDVITIEHYHDLGKLIFGHTCFWAYAAFVQYLLIWYGNIPEETIWYSIRQSHGWFYILMALCIGHFFVPFFFLMARKAKRSRKMLVGVSIWMLIMHFLDLYWLVMPAKYEEGPQFGLIDIFCFLGIGGLFIAFFAAITKRKALVAVKDPRLPESLTYENV from the coding sequence ATGAGTAGCCATCATCACAATATAACAGTTTCAAAAGAGAGTGCTTCTCTACCTCAGAATCATATCTTTGCAAAATTACCTCTCTCTGGGACTGCCATAGGTTTAATTTCATTATTGATAGCATGCATGTTGGGTAGAGGAGATATAGAATATTTTTTCTTTTCTTTTCATGTTTCGTGGTTGTTTTTTTTAAGTATTGCAATTGGCGCAGTATTTTTTGTTCTTATTCAATTTGCAACTAAAGCTGGTTGGAGTGTGGTTGTTCGTCGTATAGCGGAAAATATATCAGCAACAATGCCTTTATTCTTTGCATTCTTAATAGTCATGGTTTTAGGCACAAATACTTTATATCATCACTGGCATGGTCATGAAGCTCTACAAGATAAAGTAATTCAATCAAAAGCTTGGTATCTTAACGTACCATTTTTTTATATCAGAGCAGTTTTTTACATGATTATGTTCACGTGGGCAGCGCATTTTTTTGCAAAACATTCAGCAAAACAAGACGAAACTGGAAATCATGCAATTACTTATAAATTACAAAATGCAAGTTATCCTTTTTTAATTGTTTTAGGTTTTTGTGTCACTTTTGCTGCATTTGATTGGATTATGTCCTTAGATCCTCATTGGTATTCAACTATTTTTGGACTCTACTTTTTTGCTAGCTGTTATATGGTATTTTTTGCTACTTTAATTATTGCTACAAGAATGCTACAAAATGTAAAAAATTTAAAAGATGTTATTACTATTGAACATTATCATGATTTAGGAAAACTTATTTTTGGGCATACTTGTTTTTGGGCATATGCTGCTTTTGTTCAGTACCTTCTTATTTGGTATGGAAATATTCCTGAAGAAACAATTTGGTATAGCATCAGACAAAGCCATGGTTGGTTTTATATTTTAATGGCTCTCTGTATAGGACATTTTTTTGTTCCTTTCTTCTTTTTAATGGCACGTAAAGCAAAACGCTCAAGAAAAATGTTAGTAGGTGTTTCTATTTGGATGTTAATCATGCATTTCTTAGATCTTTATTGGTTAGTTATGCCCGCTAAATATGAAGAAGGTCCGCAATTTGGATTGATAGACATTTTTTGCTTTTTGGGTATTGGTGGATTATTTATAGCATTTTTCGCAGCTATTACTAAAAGAAAAGCTTTAGTTGCTGTTAAAGATCCTAGATTACCAGAGTCTTTAACATATGAAAATGTATAG
- a CDS encoding c-type cytochrome, whose translation MINFNIFKNILLPITSSILVSLIVSGCRGQKSEKEPILPIQNMVEQTSYGPQSKNEFYKDKMAMRPPLAGTVAQGEEKTNKPLYVGQEQSSTEQNPMWVKNIPIKLDMQIMKKGQTNFNIYCAPCHGAAGNSDGLVTQRAGGSIRPTNIHDQDKINLPVGKIYDAVRNGVNNWNMPGFAAQMNVEDRWAVVAYVRALQRSKTAKIEDIPEDIQAKNGWSKK comes from the coding sequence ATGATTAATTTTAATATCTTTAAAAATATATTGTTACCAATAACAAGTTCTATTTTAGTTTCACTAATTGTGTCTGGTTGTAGAGGACAAAAATCAGAGAAAGAACCAATTCTTCCTATTCAAAATATGGTGGAACAAACTTCTTACGGTCCACAATCAAAAAACGAGTTTTACAAAGATAAAATGGCAATGCGCCCACCTTTGGCGGGTACTGTCGCTCAAGGTGAAGAGAAAACAAATAAGCCACTTTATGTTGGACAAGAGCAGTCTTCTACAGAACAAAATCCTATGTGGGTTAAAAATATTCCTATCAAGCTTGATATGCAGATTATGAAAAAAGGGCAAACCAATTTCAATATTTATTGTGCACCTTGTCATGGAGCTGCTGGTAATTCTGACGGATTAGTAACTCAAAGAGCTGGAGGGTCAATCCGGCCTACAAATATTCATGATCAAGATAAAATCAATTTACCTGTAGGTAAAATTTATGATGCTGTTCGGAATGGGGTTAATAATTGGAATATGCCAGGATTTGCTGCACAAATGAATGTGGAAGATCGCTGGGCAGTAGTTGCATATGTAAGAGCATTACAGCGCTCAAAAACTGCGAAAATTGAAGATATTCCAGAAGATATTCAAGCTAAAAATGGTTGGAGCAAAAAATGA
- a CDS encoding DUF3341 domain-containing protein produces the protein MSTLSKKQIYGILAQFETAAEVYQACEKVRDRGFLKWDAYSPFPVHGLDKAMGIPQSKLSWIVGATSAICGIGGFLTWVWMNGVDYKYVIAGKPFLGFAGYFLPGFECAVLSAAIACLIGMLALNKLPQWYHSLFRSESFKRVTDDKFFIAIEASDPKFDPEKTMVFLKELGASNVEFVEQ, from the coding sequence ATGTCTACATTAAGTAAAAAACAAATTTATGGAATATTAGCTCAATTTGAAACTGCAGCTGAAGTCTATCAAGCTTGTGAAAAAGTGAGAGATAGAGGCTTTTTAAAGTGGGATGCTTATTCACCATTCCCAGTTCACGGTTTAGATAAAGCCATGGGTATCCCACAAAGTAAACTATCTTGGATTGTTGGAGCAACTTCAGCAATTTGTGGAATAGGCGGATTTTTAACATGGGTATGGATGAATGGAGTTGATTATAAATATGTGATAGCTGGTAAGCCTTTTCTTGGTTTTGCTGGTTACTTTCTACCAGGTTTTGAGTGTGCCGTTCTATCAGCTGCAATAGCGTGTTTAATTGGAATGTTAGCTCTTAATAAATTACCACAATGGTATCATTCATTATTTCGTTCAGAAAGTTTTAAAAGAGTAACAGATGATAAATTTTTTATTGCAATTGAAGCTTCCGATCCAAAATTTGATCCAGAAAAAACTATGGTTTTTTTAAAGGAATTGGGTGCATCAAATGTAGAATTTGTGGAGCAGTAA